The Amycolatopsis sp. 195334CR genome window below encodes:
- a CDS encoding VUT family protein — translation MPAQAGRPRGRSCASGAALAAGWGAAGGYLAVVAGTNWASTHHVLTLGGLAIPAGACLAGLVFTLRDALHEAFGACGVLTAIAAGTVLSAAVAAPRIAIASAAAFLLAELADSWLYRRWRPHGTLAALAGSNLAGAVADTLVFVPWAFGSLALLPGQLTGKALTTALVLAVVAVWSRRREVPS, via the coding sequence GTGCCTGCCCAGGCGGGGCGCCCGCGAGGCCGGTCGTGCGCCAGCGGGGCCGCTCTCGCGGCAGGATGGGGCGCGGCCGGGGGCTACCTGGCGGTGGTGGCCGGGACGAACTGGGCCAGCACGCACCACGTGCTCACGCTCGGCGGACTGGCCATCCCCGCGGGCGCCTGCCTGGCCGGGCTGGTCTTCACCCTCCGCGATGCCCTGCACGAGGCGTTCGGCGCGTGCGGTGTGCTCACGGCGATCGCCGCCGGGACCGTGCTCTCGGCGGCGGTGGCTGCACCGCGCATCGCGATAGCGAGCGCTGCGGCGTTCCTCCTCGCCGAGCTCGCTGACTCGTGGCTGTATCGCCGGTGGCGCCCGCACGGGACGCTGGCCGCGCTCGCGGGATCGAACCTCGCCGGAGCGGTCGCGGACACCCTCGTGTTCGTGCCCTGGGCCTTCGGGTCCCTAGCGCTGCTGCCGGGACAGCTCACGGGCAAAGCCCTGACCACCGCGCTGGTACTCGCGGTAGTGGCGGTGTGGTCACGGCGGCGGGAGGTGCCGTCGTGA
- a CDS encoding TRM11 family methyltransferase, giving the protein MSEQHLPASTDMSASRPAAHGPEDPTVPISRALIDALDTGTAPPGTRDGHDPAGPATVPGVTDAGELPLSVWATAQTSPAAQRKGRYVSASTAHPAKMLPAVAAHAIRHYTRPGDLVFDPMAGSGTTLVEAIDAGRRAVGVEYEWHWIAVSQANLDLARRRGHDHDGEIVHGDARQLPFLLPEKYRGQAALIVTSPPYGPSTHGQVATATTDSDDGKVHKYHHRYGSTLDRGNLANVGHHRLLSGFTRILTGCAAVLRPGGHIAITVRPWREHSELIDLPSQIIACGQAAGLVPVERCVALLARVADTDLVARGSFFQRDFIRKQREQGLPLHLIAHEDVIVLRRPLAPAAPVPVPGGRS; this is encoded by the coding sequence ATGTCCGAACAGCACCTCCCAGCCTCGACCGACATGAGCGCGTCCCGCCCGGCCGCACACGGGCCCGAGGACCCGACCGTGCCGATCTCGCGGGCACTCATCGACGCCCTCGACACCGGCACCGCGCCGCCGGGCACCCGGGACGGACACGACCCGGCCGGGCCCGCCACCGTGCCCGGTGTGACCGATGCCGGCGAGTTGCCGTTGTCGGTGTGGGCGACCGCGCAGACCTCCCCGGCCGCCCAGCGCAAGGGCCGTTACGTGTCCGCCTCGACCGCGCACCCGGCCAAGATGCTCCCGGCCGTGGCCGCGCACGCCATCCGCCACTACACCCGGCCCGGCGACCTCGTCTTCGACCCGATGGCCGGATCGGGCACCACGCTGGTGGAGGCGATCGACGCCGGGCGCCGCGCGGTCGGCGTGGAGTACGAATGGCACTGGATCGCGGTGAGCCAAGCCAACCTCGACCTGGCGCGGCGCCGCGGCCACGACCACGACGGCGAGATCGTCCACGGCGACGCCCGGCAGCTGCCGTTCCTGCTGCCCGAGAAGTACCGGGGACAGGCCGCGCTGATCGTCACCTCCCCGCCGTATGGGCCCTCCACCCACGGACAGGTCGCCACCGCCACCACCGACTCCGACGACGGCAAGGTCCACAAGTACCACCACCGCTACGGCTCCACTCTGGACCGCGGCAACCTCGCCAACGTCGGCCACCACCGGCTGCTGTCCGGCTTCACCCGCATCCTGACCGGCTGCGCGGCCGTGCTGCGCCCCGGCGGGCACATCGCGATCACCGTCCGGCCCTGGCGCGAGCACTCCGAGCTCATTGATCTCCCCTCGCAGATCATCGCCTGCGGCCAGGCGGCCGGCCTGGTGCCGGTGGAGCGGTGCGTCGCTTTGCTGGCCCGCGTCGCCGACACCGACCTCGTCGCCCGCGGCTCGTTCTTCCAGCGCGACTTCATCCGCAAACAACGCGAGCAGGGCCTGCCGCTGCATCTGATCGCGCACGAAGACGTCATCGTGCTGCGCCGCCCCCTCGCCCCTGCCGCGCCCGTGCCCGTGCCCGGCGGCCGGTCATGA
- a CDS encoding sigma-70 family RNA polymerase sigma factor, with protein MDSSLPKVEPEPGSFSVRRGRGRAGYGGVFDAAASSFEWLVTGPRPVCVDGAEIAGLPARPVPLDELGGLLLAEDCTQAVRDAVWAYLITRARAERGTWTVACVGLALPVLLSVAAALTHRFRGDKHDIHAEVLTGFLQWLGEVDLDEPAILARLRWAAFRCGYLALREALDGPLLTEELDEIAAKTARFRSAPPQRLGGHPEVLLMAAARDGVITTEEAALIVDTRFGEVPIDAAAAPLGRGEWAIRKVRSRAEHRLIDDLTAHQDTPAVTLFRARQARRLAATGLRGVPGILEVPATRSSARSGTATRAPHPPAAPRSRAFRIGSGALTGTSREAGSCG; from the coding sequence ATGGATTCATCGTTACCGAAGGTCGAGCCCGAACCGGGTTCGTTCTCTGTCCGTCGCGGCCGTGGCCGGGCCGGGTATGGCGGGGTGTTCGATGCCGCCGCCAGCAGCTTCGAGTGGCTGGTGACCGGCCCGCGTCCGGTCTGTGTGGACGGTGCTGAGATCGCGGGCCTGCCCGCCCGGCCGGTGCCGCTGGACGAGCTGGGTGGGTTGCTGCTGGCCGAGGACTGCACGCAAGCCGTGCGGGACGCGGTGTGGGCCTATCTGATCACCCGGGCGCGGGCCGAGCGCGGCACCTGGACGGTGGCGTGTGTCGGGCTGGCGCTGCCGGTGCTGCTGTCGGTCGCGGCGGCGTTGACCCACCGGTTCCGCGGCGACAAGCACGACATCCACGCCGAAGTCCTGACCGGGTTCCTGCAGTGGCTGGGCGAGGTCGATCTCGATGAGCCGGCGATCCTGGCGCGGCTTCGGTGGGCAGCTTTCCGCTGTGGCTATCTCGCGTTGCGAGAAGCTCTCGACGGCCCGCTGCTGACCGAGGAGCTGGACGAGATCGCGGCGAAAACCGCGCGTTTCCGGTCGGCACCGCCGCAGCGGCTGGGCGGGCATCCCGAGGTCCTGCTGATGGCCGCCGCCCGTGACGGGGTCATCACCACCGAGGAAGCCGCACTGATCGTGGACACCCGTTTCGGCGAGGTGCCGATCGACGCCGCCGCGGCGCCCCTCGGCCGCGGGGAGTGGGCGATCCGCAAGGTCCGCAGCCGCGCCGAACACCGCCTCATCGACGACCTGACCGCACACCAGGACACCCCCGCGGTGACGTTGTTCCGCGCCCGCCAGGCACGGCGACTCGCCGCCACCGGGCTCCGTGGTGTCCCGGGCATCCTCGAGGTGCCCGCGACGCGCTCGAGTGCGCGCTCGGGCACCGCCACGCGCGCACCCCACCCGCCTGCGGCCCCTCGTTCCCGCGCCTTCCGCATCGGTTCCGGCGCACTCACAGGGACCAGCCGGGAGGCCGGCTCATGCGGCTGA
- a CDS encoding recombinase family protein, with protein sequence MDITAERPVLGTASEATAALVRQGWNVHRPPYGYRTMDVASIPSGSGRPRTRLTPDPLSAPVVQHIFYWRAVTGLDIDQITQRLNKNPDRYPPPGTSGTWHAAAVTRILTNLKYTGYQALRTRDENNRLRPAEQWVLSDQPAHRALITTALFWAAQNPTTDTRRALRHRLLAQPHDLPA encoded by the coding sequence GTGGACATCACTGCGGAACGTCCCGTCCTAGGCACCGCAAGCGAGGCCACCGCCGCGCTGGTCCGCCAAGGCTGGAACGTGCACCGCCCGCCCTACGGCTACCGCACCATGGACGTCGCCAGCATCCCCTCGGGCAGCGGCAGGCCCCGGACCCGGCTCACCCCCGACCCACTGAGCGCACCGGTCGTGCAGCACATCTTCTACTGGCGCGCGGTCACCGGGCTCGACATCGACCAGATCACCCAGCGGCTCAACAAGAATCCCGACCGCTACCCGCCACCGGGCACCAGCGGCACCTGGCACGCCGCGGCCGTCACCAGAATCCTGACCAACCTCAAATACACCGGCTACCAGGCACTGCGCACCCGCGACGAGAACAACCGCCTCCGCCCGGCCGAGCAGTGGGTGCTCTCCGACCAGCCAGCCCACCGCGCCCTGATCACCACTGCCCTGTTCTGGGCCGCACAGAACCCCACCACCGACACCCGCCGCGCCCTGCGGCACCGCCTGCTCGCCCAGCCACACGACCTCCCCGCTTGA
- a CDS encoding DNA cytosine methyltransferase, whose product MNAADSAVRAPGAGTRDDLRFVATEGPVIGSLRTGAGGLDLGVAAVLGGRIAWYSEVDPHAARVLAARLPGVPNLGDLRAVDFATVAPVEVLTAGFPCQDISAAGRRAGIEKGARSGLWTNILDAIRVLRPRLVIVENVAALRWRGGGLDRVLGGLAEAGYDAVWRCVRAADIGAAHRRERVFLCAIPTPGWDADDAHPAGP is encoded by the coding sequence ATGAACGCAGCTGACTCTGCCGTCCGGGCACCTGGCGCGGGGACACGCGACGATCTGCGGTTCGTCGCGACCGAGGGACCGGTGATCGGGTCGCTGCGTACCGGGGCGGGCGGCCTCGACCTCGGCGTCGCGGCCGTGCTCGGCGGCCGGATCGCCTGGTACAGCGAAGTCGACCCGCACGCCGCGCGCGTTCTCGCCGCGCGCCTGCCCGGCGTGCCGAACCTGGGCGATCTGCGCGCGGTCGACTTCGCCACGGTCGCACCGGTCGAGGTGCTCACGGCGGGCTTTCCCTGTCAGGACATTTCCGCCGCCGGTCGGCGCGCGGGTATCGAGAAAGGCGCTCGCAGTGGACTGTGGACCAACATCCTGGACGCCATTCGCGTACTACGACCGCGCCTCGTCATCGTGGAGAATGTCGCCGCCCTCCGATGGCGGGGCGGCGGCCTCGACCGCGTACTCGGCGGGCTGGCCGAAGCGGGGTATGACGCGGTCTGGCGTTGCGTACGTGCCGCCGACATCGGCGCCGCCCACCGCCGCGAACGCGTGTTCCTGTGTGCCATCCCCACCCCGGGATGGGATGCGGATGATGCCCACCCCGCAGGCCCGTGA
- a CDS encoding pilin → MLLVGWLLAAGVVLTSSAARADTIQIVALAQTIDEVLSNIRNWIMGILAGVAVVFLTIGGLRYLMASGDPGEIEKAKGAFKAAGIGFGLAALAPLVVEILKGIVGGV, encoded by the coding sequence GTGCTGCTGGTCGGGTGGCTGCTCGCCGCCGGTGTGGTGCTGACGTCCTCGGCCGCGCGCGCGGACACCATCCAGATCGTCGCGCTCGCCCAGACCATCGACGAGGTCCTGTCCAACATCCGCAACTGGATCATGGGCATCCTCGCCGGGGTCGCCGTCGTGTTCCTCACCATCGGCGGGCTGCGCTACCTCATGGCCTCCGGTGACCCCGGCGAGATCGAGAAAGCCAAGGGCGCGTTCAAGGCCGCCGGCATCGGCTTCGGGCTCGCCGCGCTCGCCCCGCTCGTGGTCGAGATCCTCAAGGGCATCGTGGGCGGGGTGTAA